A region of Procambarus clarkii isolate CNS0578487 chromosome 22, FALCON_Pclarkii_2.0, whole genome shotgun sequence DNA encodes the following proteins:
- the LOC123758380 gene encoding DBH-like monooxygenase protein 1 isoform X2: protein MRGSDMVTAWVKDGRLFLQDRYGIDEGTPLLDDHPDWRPLYAQENDTHTVLVVARDINTCDPHDYVLTNDSVRMIYAWGEEDPTGPAPPYHGPRRGNRYALVLLPFHRQVLPTEAQVWTVKQKVTLPHTQDTFYWCHIEKIPKWETKHHYIGFDMIYGKNSRENLHHSVAFECHSNDGSDPGSVLEKHLDVPGYECYTPNMPSEFYLCERFLINWAIGSEGELLPERVGYPLGDLHGGATYIMFQTHYDNRRLERDVTVEWGMNIYYTDKLREIDASNMGLGHALLFSLTVPPRTPHWLVSGHCPSECTAATIPPDGINVFTVFIHGHYLARAIRLRHFRKGVELPPLAEDKHYAADFQQSRRLTKEVKILPGDHLTVECDYDSTGRAKGTFTGWKAEDEMCQAFINYYPRVDLALCRSSPHPRLLQDTFGLGSFQEDLNLDGFEFDPEVGAGQRYQEVMNSLPWDTMDKTTLNTKVLQGDQVIKCQYNYGIKMKLDTNVTRYPRATPFVPPSDLACAALNLHHVQGASDRASAAPLLVLVLVALTVVLHDL, encoded by the exons ATGAGGGGCAGCGACATGGTGACGGCTTGGGTGAAGGACGGCCGCCTCTTTCTTCAGGACCGCTATGGGATAGATGAAGGGACACCACTCCTGGACGACCACCCAGACTGGAGGCCACTCTATGCTCAGGAGAACGACACCCATACCGTATTGGTCGTGGCTAGAGACATCAACACCTGCGACCCACACGACTATGTCCTCACG AACGACTCTGTGCGGATGATCTACGCAtggggggaggaagaccccacaggcccAGCCCCTCCCTACCACGGCCCGAGACGAGGCAACAG GTACGCGCTGGTACTGCTGCCATTCCATCGCCAGGTTCTGCCGACGGAGGCGCAGGTGTGGACGGTTAAGCAGAAGGTCACCTTGCCCCATACGCAAGACACCTTCTACTGGTGCCACATAGAGAAGATTCCCAAGTGGGAGACCAAACACCACTACATTGGG TTTGACATGATTTATGGAAAGAATTCACGGGAGAACCTTCATCATTCGGTGGCCTTCGAGTGCCACAGTAATGACGGCAGTGACCCGGGGAGCGTGCTGGAGAAGCACTTGGACGTCCCGGGCTACGAGTGCTACACCCCCAACATGCCCTCAGAGTTCTACCTCTGCGAGAGGTTCCTCATCAACTGGGCCATCGGCAGCGAG GGAGAGCTGCTGCCGGAGCGAGTGGGCTACCCTCTGGGAGACCTGCATGGCGGCGCCACCTACATCATGTTCCAGACCCACTATGACAACAGGAGGCTCGAGCGTGACGTCACCGTGGAGTGGGGCATGAATATTTACTACACCGACAAGCTCAG GGAGATTGACGCCAGTAACATGGGTCTGGGTCACGCCCTGCTCTTCTCCCTGACGGTGCCACCCCGGACGCCCCACTGGCTGGTGTCCGGACACTGTCCGTCAGAGTGCACCGCCGCCACCATACCGCCGGACGGCATCAACGTCTTCACCGTCTTCATTCACGGCCACTACCTCG CTCGAGCCATCAGACTCAGGCACTTCAGGAAGGGCGTCGAACTGCCGCCTCTCGCCGAGGATAAACACTACGCTGCTGACTTCCAGCAGTCCCGCCGACTCACGAAGGAGGTGAAGATCTTGCCGGGGGACCACCTCACTGTAG AGTGCGACTATGACAGCACCGGCCGAGCCAAAGGAACGTTCACGGGATGGAAAGCAGAGGACGAGATGTGTCAGGCATTTATCAATTACTACCCCCGTGTCGACCTGGCTCTCTGCCGCTCCTCTCCCCACCCGCGCCTCCTTCAGGACACCTTCGGCCTAGGCAGCTTTCAAGA GGATCTGAACCTTGATGGCTTCGAGTTTGATCCCGAGGTTGGTGCAGGTCAGAGGTACCAAGAGGTGATGAACAGCCTTCCCTGGGACACCATGGACAAGACGACGCTCAACACGAAGGTGTTGCAGGGGGACCAGGTCATAAAGTGCCAGTACAACTATGGCATCAAGATGAAG CTGGACACCAACGTGACCCGGTATCCGCGAGCGACGCCCTTCGTGCCCCCCAGCGACCTAGCCTGCGCCGCCCTCAACCTCCACCACGTCCAAGGTGCTTCCGACCGTGCTTCTGCTGCCCCGCTCCTCGTGCTGGTCCTGGTGGCGCTGACGGTGGTACTACATGATCTCTGA